A stretch of Buteo buteo chromosome 9, bButBut1.hap1.1, whole genome shotgun sequence DNA encodes these proteins:
- the WIPF2 gene encoding WAS/WASL-interacting protein family member 2, producing MPIPPPPPPPPPGPPPPPTFSQANTEPPKLSREEQRGRGALLQDICKGTKLKKVTQINDRSAPVLEKPKGSGGGSYGSSSAAIQPKGGLFQGGVPKLRPVGAKDSSDSSSKQTLQVPGSRAAAPRPPVPASNSRPQDDADNSRASPPELPRTQRPSLPDLSRPNTAGSTGMKHSSSAPPPPPPGRRTTAPPAPPPAHGAKVSSYNREKPLPPTPGQRLSVSRDGPPAPPPIKPPPSPVSIRTGSGAQSQSLAPPPPPYRQPPGVPNGPSSPSNESAPELPQRHNSLHRKTPGPVRGLAPPPPASASPSLQSSRPPPPARDPPSRGAAPPPPPPMLRNGGRDAPPPPPPYRLHGSTEPPSRGKPPPPPTRTPAGPPPPPPPVRNGHRDSISTVRAFLDDFESKYSFHPVEDFPAPEEYKYFQRIYPSKTNRATRGAPPLPPIPR from the exons ATGCCgatccctcctcccccacccccgccgccgcctggccccccgccgcctcccacCTTCAGTCAG GCGAACACAGAGCCGCCGAAACTGAGCCGAGAGGAGCAGCGGGGCCGTGGGGCCCTCCTGCAGGATATCTGTAAAGGGACCAAGCTAAAGAAGGTGACGCAAATCAATGACCGGAGCGCACCAGTCCTAGAAA AGCCCAAGGGCAGTGGTGGTGGCAGCTACGGGTCTAGCTCAGCTGCGATCCAGCCAAAGGGCGGCCTCTTCCAAGGTGGTGTGCCCAAGCTCAGACCCGTGGGAGCAAAGGACAGCTCAG ACAGCTCCAGTAAGCAAACCCTGCAAGTCCCCGGCTCCAGAGCAGCCGCCCCCAGGCCCCCAGTGCCAGCCAGCAACAGCCGACCTCAAGATGATGCTGACAACAGCCGGGCCTCTCCCCCAGAGCTGCCGCGCACGCAGAGGCCCTCCCTGCCGGACCTCTCCCGGCCCAACACCGCTGGCAGCACCGGCATGAAGCACAGCTCGtccgccccgccgcctccccctccGGGACGCCGCACCACCGCACCTCCCGCCCCCCCTCCGGCGCACGGTGCCAAGGTGTCTTCCTACAACCGGGAGAAGCCCCTGCCGCCCACCCCGGGACAGCGACTGTCTGTGAGCAGGGACGGACCCCCTGCCCCGCCACCCATcaagccccctccctccccagtcaGTATCCGAACGGGATCAGGGGCTCAGAGCCAGTCTCTcgcccccccaccacccccttATCGGCAACCCCCCGGTGTCCCCAATGGCCCTTCCAGCCCCAGCAACGAGTCTGCCCCGGAGCTGCCGCAGAGACACAACTCCTTGCACAGGAAGACGCCGGGCCCTGTGCGGGGTCTGGCACCGCCACCACCCGCTTCAGCCTCCCCATCTCTCCAGAGCAGTCGTCCCCCTCCGCCGGCCAGAGACCCCCCCAGCCGGGGAGCAG CCCCACCACCCCCTCCGCCAATGCTGCGAAACGGGGGGCGTGATGCccctccgcccccgccccccTACAGACTGCACGGCTCCACCGAGCCCCCGAGCCGAGGGAAGCCGCCACCGCCGCCCACGAGGACACCGGCCGGGCCGCCACCGCCTCCTCCACCAGTGCGGAATGGGCACCGGGACTCCATCTCCACTGTCAGAGCATTCCTGG ATGACTTTGAATCCAAATACTCCTTTCATCCTGTCGAAGACTTCCCAGCCCCAGAAGAATATAAATACTTCCAGAGAATCTaccccagcaaaacaaacagag CTACGCGTGGGgccccccctctgccccccatccccaggTGA
- the CDC6 gene encoding cell division control protein 6 homolog, which produces MASSSPQHQSTIGFPRRRSARRLAAAPPGKSGSDPGSPDPTALRLSPCPRAPGTRSARTKALPLSPCKRLGDDNLCNVPHALPSSPAKRSKENQGRRLLFGDPLTSPEKPSSPGPSPRRRGQETPRSLGLGRQPARTRLFRQEGTCYQQAKRALHAAVPDRLYAREKETGVIRQFLREHVCGRQPGSLYISGAPGTGKTACLSRVLLDCKDELTGSKTIVLNCMSLSSPQGVFPAVAQQLGLPAAAGREGVRRLEKQLTAQGPMVLLVLDELDQLESKGQDVLYTLFEWPRLPGSRLVLVGLANALDLTDRSLARLGAHLAGSPQLLHFPPYTREQLTAILQERLGQVAGDPVLDAAALQFCARKVSAVSGDARKALDICRRAVEVVELEVRSQTLLKPLPGGDSPASPVPKRVGLLHVSRVISEVFGDRLAGGGRGTQDAFPLQQKVLLCSLLLLARHLRSPEVTLGKLHDAYGQVCRRQQLPAVDQAECLSLVTLLESRGVLELKKAKEARLAKVSLKMEEAAVEHALQDAALVGSILAQGLR; this is translated from the exons atggccaGCAGCAGCCCGCAGCACCAGTCCACCATCGGCTTCCCCCGCAGGAGGAGCGCCCGCCGcctcgccgccgcccccccgggcAAAAGCGGCTCCGACCCCGGCAGCCCCGACCCCACCGCCCTGCGGCTCTCGCCCTGTCCCAGGGCCCCGGGCACACGCTCAGCCCGGACCAAAGCGCTGCCCCTGAGCCCCTGCAAGCGCCTGG GTGACGACAACCTCTGCAACGTCCCCCatgccctgccctcctccccggCCAAGCGCAGCAAGGAGAACCAGGGGCGCCGCTTGCTCTTTGGGGACCCCCTGACCTCCCCCGAAAAGCCCAGCAGCCCAGGGCCATCCCCTCGGCGTCGCGGGCAGGAGACCCCCCGGAGCTTGGGCCTTGGCAGGCAGCCTGCCCGCACCCGACTCTTCAGGCAGGAAG GTACCTGCTACCAGCAGGCGAAGCGGGCGCTGCATGCGGCTGTGCCCGACCGACTCTACGccagggagaaggagacgggCGTCATCCGGCAGTTTCTGCGGGAGCACGTCTGTGGGCGCCAGCCTGGCAGCCTTTACATCTCCGGAGCCCCCGGGACTGGGAAAACAGCCTGTCTGAGCCGCGTCCTGCTCGACTGCAAG GACGAGCTCACCGGGAGCAAAACCATCGTCCTGAACTGCATGTCGCTGAGCAGCCCGCAGGGCGTCTTCCCCGCCGTGGCACAGCAGCTGGGTCTGCCCGCGGCCGCCGGCCGGGAGGGTGTGCGGaggctggagaagcagctgacgGCCCAGGGGCCCATGGT CCTGCTGGTGCTGGATGAGCTGGACCAGCTGGAGAGCAAGGGGCAGGACGTGCTCTACACCCTCTTCGAGTGGCCCCGGCTGCCCGGCTCTAGGCTCGTCCTCGTGG GCTTGGCCAACGCGCTGGACCTGACAGACCGCAGCCTGGCCAGGCTCGGTGCCCACCTGGCCGGCAGCCCCCAACTGCTGCACTTCCCACCCTACACCAGGGAGCAGCTCACCGCCATCCTGCAGGAGCGGCTGGGGCAG GTGGCTGGTGACCCCGTCCTGGATGCCGCCGCGCTCCAGTTCTGCGCCCGCAAGGTCTCCGCGGTCTCCGGTGACGCTCGCAAGGCTTTGGATATCTGCAG GCGCGCCGTGGAGGTGGTGGAGCTGGAGGTGCGGAGCCAGACCCTGCTCAAGCCGCTGCCTGGTG GTGACTCCCCGGCATCCCCCGTCCCCAAGCGTGTGGGGCTCCTGCACGTCTCCCGCGTGATTTCGGAGGTGTTTGGGGACCGGCTGGCCGGGGGTGGCCGGGGGACCCAGGACGCCTTCCCGCTGCAGCAGAaggtgctgctctgctccctgctgctgctcgcCCGGCACCTGCGCAGCCCGGAGGTGACGCTGGGGAAG ctccacGACGCCTACGGCCAGGTCTGCCGGCGGCAGCAGCTCCCCGCCGTCGACCAGGCCGAGTGTCTGTCCCTCGTCACCCTCCTGGAGTCCCGCGGCGTCCTCGAGCTGAAGAAGGCCAAGGAGGCCCGGCTGGCCAAG GTCTCCCTGAAGATGGAGGAGGCGGCGGTGGAGCACGCGCTGCAGGACGCGGCGCTGGTGGGCAGCATCCTGGCCCAAGGGCTGCGCtaa